The region TCCTTTGTGCGGGTCGATACTGGCAAAGGCGATCATAACATCGGCGTTTTTCTGCGCCCCTTCTGCCACTTCCTCATTCGGAATCCGTCGCTTGCCCACGTTGAACTCCGAATCGACCGTAAACATCACAAATGCCATGTTCCGCTCCCGGTAATAATCGGCCGTTTCCTGAATGGTGGGGCGGTGGTCCGACTTGAAATACCGGGTAAAAGCCTCGTCCAACTCCGGCCGGAAATCATCGTGCGGATGCCAGCAGGAGGCTTCCGCATGGGTGTGCATATCGATGGCAATAACTTTATCGAGATCAATCATACGTAGTACCGACCGTCCCGGTCGGGTGGAAAGCGAATTAGTTCATTAGAGACGGTTTAGAAGGGATTCCTTTCTCAAACCGTCCTATTCCAACCGGGATGGTTCGACGCATCGACGGTCGGCACTACAGGTTTAATTTACAAATCCGGCCGTAGGTTTAGCCCCCGTTTTAACCCAGTTTCGCAAGGCGTCGAACGTTTTTCCCGTTTGCTGGGGCGTAAAATTGCAATGTCCCTGCCCGTTGGTGTAGTTGACCGTAAAATACTGATCTTTCCCCTGCTGATGCACCATATTCTCGAAATTCACCACCCCGTAGGTGGGTGGAATAAGTTGATCGTAGATGGTGTGTAACAACATAACAGGCTTATCAATTTTACCGGTTCGGTCGTATTTTCCAAAAATCACGTTTGGGTCAACGGTGGCGGGTAACCGTTCTGCCTTTTGATTAACGACCAGATCATTCGGGAAACCCGTGTATACCGTATTGGTATTGTCGAATGGATTTCCTTTGGCTTTCTGGGCAATGTCGCGCAGGACGTTCTCATTGAAAAACAAAGAGAAGGGCAGGTCCTCAAATTTCAGATCGAACCGTTTGGCAAAGGCATACGCCAACACCGAGTCCTTCGCCAGAATCGCTTTTTTAATTGCCGTTGCCTGCGCCACCATTGCCTGCCGGGGTTGCGGCTGGTAGGGTTGTTTCAGATCAAAAATTGTAGAAAGGGAAGTAACTACTCCCGGAAACAACCCGTTGAACGTGGCATACATATCGTATTCTTTCCGGCATTGGAGATAGGGGCGGCTGGAAAATGCGCAAAGACCCAGACCTCCATTATAGGCAGCACCAAAGTTTTCGATAGTTGCCAGGGCAACGCCCCCACCCATCGACTGCCCAACCATATAAGTCGTATCGGGCTTACCAACGGTTTTTGTAAAAAACTTCCGTAGCTCTTCGGTATCATCAACGCCCTGCGGCATCGCAAAACCCTGGTACTGATAATCGGATGCGGCTACCGCGAAACCCCGTTCCAGAAACGGCTTCATCGCGTTAGCGAAGCCGGGGTTTTGACTCTGGTACGGTTTCGACCCCATGAACTCATAGCCATGCGCAAACATAACCAGTTTCCCTTTCCAGTTAGGTGGGTAGAGGATGATGTACCGGCCACCTTTCAGCCTACCTGAATCAACTTTAGCGACCGGGCTCTGGGCAAAGGCATGGGCAACGAGGCTTAACGCCAGCAACAGGCTGAAATAGTATTTCATGTTTTTTATCTGGTATTGGTGCAGTTTAGGCTGGCGTACGGTAGAAAAGGTAGTGCCGACCGTCGACGCATCGATGGTCGGCACTACAACAACCTAGGCCGTTCCCCAAACCTTCACGGCTGTATTGACAACCAACTCAATCTTTTTCCATTGATCGTCATACGTTAGGTCATTGCCGTGGTGCGTCGACGAGAAACCGCATTGCGGACTCACGCACAGGTTGTCGAGGGGCATGTACTGAGCCGCTTCATCAATGCGTTTGCATAGGTCGTCTATGCTCTCTAACTCACGCACCTTTGAGGATACGATACCCAATACCACCATTTTCTCCTTCGGAACGAAACGCAGGGGGGCGAAATCGCCGGAGCGCTCATCGTCATACTCCAGGAAATAAGCATCGACGTTGATTTCGTTGAAGAGCACCTCAGCAACTGGCTCATAGCCACCTTCG is a window of Spirosoma linguale DSM 74 DNA encoding:
- a CDS encoding hypothetical protein (KEGG: smt:Smal_1419 hypothetical protein); its protein translation is MPTIDASTVGTTFSTVRQPKLHQYQIKNMKYYFSLLLALSLVAHAFAQSPVAKVDSGRLKGGRYIILYPPNWKGKLVMFAHGYEFMGSKPYQSQNPGFANAMKPFLERGFAVAASDYQYQGFAMPQGVDDTEELRKFFTKTVGKPDTTYMVGQSMGGGVALATIENFGAAYNGGLGLCAFSSRPYLQCRKEYDMYATFNGLFPGVVTSLSTIFDLKQPYQPQPRQAMVAQATAIKKAILAKDSVLAYAFAKRFDLKFEDLPFSLFFNENVLRDIAQKAKGNPFDNTNTVYTGFPNDLVVNQKAERLPATVDPNVIFGKYDRTGKIDKPVMLLHTIYDQLIPPTYGVVNFENMVHQQGKDQYFTVNYTNGQGHCNFTPQQTGKTFDALRNWVKTGAKPTAGFVN